In a genomic window of Orcinus orca chromosome 12, mOrcOrc1.1, whole genome shotgun sequence:
- the NDUFAF4 gene encoding NADH dehydrogenase [ubiquinone] 1 alpha subcomplex assembly factor 4: MGAAVTRAIRNFNLENRAEREISRMKPSPAPRHPSTKNLLREQMSSHPEIKGEIATKDEKLLSLLKDVYVHSKDPVSFVQVKDAGTPQKPKEFRLPKDHHSDMMNVKNIPKGKISIVEALTLLNNHKLYPDTWTAEKIAEEYHLEQQDVNSLLKYFVTFEVKILPPEGKKAIQSK, translated from the exons ATGGGGGCTGCGGTGACTCGCGCAATCAGGAATTTCAACCTAGAGAACCGGGCGGAACGGGAAATCAGCAGGATGAAGCCCTCCCCCGCTCCGAGGCACCCCTCCACCAAGAACCTCCTGCGAGAGCAGATGAGCA gccATCCAGAAATTAAGGGAGAAATTGCTACAAAAGATGAAAAACTGCTGTCATTACTAAAAGATGTGTATGTCCATTCCAAAGATCCCGTGTCTTTTGTTCAG GTAAAGGATGCTGGAACACCTCAGAAGCCAAAGGAGTTCAGGTTGCCAAAAGACCATCATTCTGACATGATGAATGTTAAGAACATTCCCAAAGGCAAAATTTCCATTGTAGAGGCACTGACACTTCTCAATAATCATAAACTTTATCCAGACACATGGACTGCTGAGAAAATAGCTGAAGAATACCATCTAGAACAGCAAGATGTAAATTCCCTTCTCAAATATTTCGTTACTTTTGAAGTTAAAATCTTACCCCCTGAAGGCAAGAAAGCAATACAATCAAAATGA